Proteins encoded by one window of Lathyrus oleraceus cultivar Zhongwan6 chromosome 1, CAAS_Psat_ZW6_1.0, whole genome shotgun sequence:
- the LOC127120689 gene encoding late embryogenesis abundant protein 1-like — translation MDSASYNAGQTKGQAEEKTSNMMDKASNTAQSAKESMQETGQQMQAKAQGAADAVKETMSNK, via the exons ATGGATTCCGCAAGCTACAATGCTGGACAGACCAAGGGCCAAGCTGAG GAAAAGACTAGCAACATGATGGACAAAGCTAGCAATACTGCTCAATCAGCCAAGGAATCAATGCAAGAG ACTGGTCAGCAGATGCAGGCAAAGGCACAAGGAGCCGCTGATGCTGTGAAGGAGACAATGAGCAACAAATAA